From one Sulfuricurvum sp. IAE1 genomic stretch:
- the pyk gene encoding pyruvate kinase, whose product MQKRTKILATVGPSSDTVETLSAMIRAGVNVFRLNFSHGSHEYHAGVLENIRTAMRETGLIVGVLQDISGPKIRVGRLREDFLLESDDRIDFYYDRIEGEKVGPKHYRLSINQPDILKMLKIGDAIYLYDGNIRAKILECTPQYVSATVENHGKLSSNKGVNFPNTALGIDVLTEKDKADMAWGVRHGVDFMAISFVQNARDMIQAREVVRECGGEVQLFAKIEKFDAVENIDEILRHSDGLMVARGDLGIEVPYHRVPTIQKMLIRKANEHSKPVITATQMLLSMTEKESATRAEISDVANAVLDGTDAVMLSEESAVGKNPVLAVETMVNTIRSIEEIYPYGKFDFGYDDAMDVVNESAVRLGDSLNAEGIISMTTSGQSAKKLSRYRPKMTIYAATHEERVARLLTMVWGVVPAYLTKKGRLEEMLSDVIHSGLKRNIIDKNNTYIFTAGYPIGTPGTTNVIRILRENELTFFGETKPLPAKSKKNEETNVPTLF is encoded by the coding sequence ATGCAAAAACGAACCAAAATTTTAGCTACCGTCGGACCGTCGTCCGATACGGTCGAGACACTATCGGCAATGATCCGTGCGGGAGTCAACGTCTTTCGTCTGAACTTTTCGCACGGGAGCCACGAATACCACGCGGGAGTACTCGAAAACATCCGAACGGCGATGCGCGAAACGGGGCTCATCGTCGGCGTGCTTCAGGACATTTCCGGTCCCAAGATCCGTGTCGGCAGACTGCGCGAGGATTTTTTGCTCGAAAGCGACGATCGGATCGATTTTTATTACGACCGGATCGAAGGGGAAAAAGTCGGCCCGAAACATTACCGCCTGTCGATCAACCAGCCCGATATCCTTAAAATGCTCAAAATCGGGGATGCCATTTACCTGTACGACGGAAACATCCGCGCCAAAATACTCGAGTGCACCCCCCAATACGTCAGCGCAACCGTTGAAAACCACGGGAAACTCTCTTCGAATAAAGGGGTGAATTTCCCCAATACGGCGCTGGGGATTGACGTTTTGACCGAAAAGGACAAAGCCGATATGGCCTGGGGGGTTCGTCACGGTGTCGATTTCATGGCGATTTCGTTTGTCCAAAACGCCCGCGACATGATCCAGGCCCGCGAGGTGGTTCGCGAGTGCGGCGGAGAAGTGCAGCTGTTTGCCAAAATCGAAAAATTCGACGCGGTCGAAAACATCGACGAGATCCTGCGCCATTCGGACGGATTGATGGTCGCCCGCGGCGATCTGGGGATCGAAGTCCCCTACCATCGCGTTCCGACGATTCAAAAAATGTTGATCCGAAAAGCAAACGAGCACTCCAAACCCGTCATTACCGCGACGCAGATGCTGTTGTCGATGACGGAGAAAGAGTCGGCTACCCGGGCCGAGATCAGCGACGTTGCCAATGCCGTTCTCGACGGAACCGATGCGGTGATGCTCTCCGAGGAGAGCGCCGTCGGGAAAAACCCCGTTCTGGCCGTCGAGACGATGGTCAACACTATCCGTTCGATCGAAGAGATTTATCCGTACGGAAAATTCGACTTCGGGTACGACGACGCGATGGACGTTGTCAACGAATCGGCCGTTCGGTTGGGGGATTCGCTAAATGCCGAGGGGATCATTTCCATGACGACGTCGGGGCAGTCGGCGAAAAAACTTTCCCGTTACCGCCCGAAAATGACCATTTACGCCGCGACGCACGAAGAGCGGGTCGCACGGCTGCTGACGATGGTCTGGGGGGTCGTCCCCGCTTACCTGACGAAAAAAGGGCGTCTGGAAGAGATGCTCAGCGATGTGATTCACAGCGGGCTCAAACGCAACATCATCGACAAAAACAACACCTACATATTTACGGCGGGATACCCGATCGGTACGCCGGGCACGACAAACGTCATCCGTATCCTGCGCGAAAACGAATTGACGTTTTTCGG
- a CDS encoding helix-turn-helix transcriptional regulator: MEMSDLFNLLHNAVEAQRNGKKISQKEMAQELGISMRTYQDWRLGNAKPQAAKAVIEMLGMLEDDEIIRVVRKINKLGEKS; encoded by the coding sequence ATGGAAATGAGTGATCTTTTTAATCTTCTACACAACGCCGTAGAAGCACAGCGCAACGGCAAGAAGATTTCCCAAAAGGAGATGGCTCAGGAACTGGGTATTTCGATGCGTACCTATCAGGACTGGAGGCTTGGGAATGCGAAACCCCAGGCTGCCAAAGCGGTGATCGAAATGCTGGGGATGCTTGAAGACGATGAAATCATCCGTGTCGTACGGAAAATAAATAAACTTGGGGAGAAATCATGA